The sequence below is a genomic window from Coffea arabica cultivar ET-39 chromosome 4c, Coffea Arabica ET-39 HiFi, whole genome shotgun sequence.
AAATATAAGCACGAATATGAACTTGATCTGATAAAtggtattcaaaatttttcatattAACATACCTATCTCCTATTCTATATTATTGGAGTTCATAAAAATCCAACAATCAGAGGTGGATAAAGAGAATAAAAACAAGACCAGAACATATATCACTATTaataggaaaggaaaaaaaaatagacttTAATCTGAATAATGTTTTATTGTCAAATGCTAGCTAGTTCTACTGAACAGTCAAATGCAGAAGATTTATGCCTTAACAGTCAGTTGATCACGCCATGAGATTTTCTTCTTGCCGAGTCCTTTAGCGTCAATAAAGTATTTCCTTGGCATCTTCTCTGTTCTTGATGCCTCTCTAACAACTTGTTCACCTAGTCCTCTTCCTCCCAATGCCTCTTCATATCTCTGTAATAAGAACTAAAGATGCATGAGTTCAAATTACAAACTAAAAGAAGACCGTATCACCACTTGCCATCAACATCTTGTCCACGTTAATTCAATTACCAAAGTCAAACTTTACAAAAGAAGGAGAAATATTTACCACTGCCGTTTCACTGGTAGCATGCTTTCTTTCCTCTTCAAGCATTGCTCTTTCTGTATCCACATTTTGCAAGTCAACGAGATCGCTTCCCAGTTCAGCAGGCGTATGTTGACAGTTCAACAAATATCTCCGCTTTCGTCTCAAAAACCTGATTGTCAGACAAGTGAATTATCAGTACACTCTAAGCTTTACACATTTTTTCCTCCTCTAACATGATGCACCTCAACAGAGGTACTTAAATAGAAGATGAACGGCACTTTCAAACTTTTAAAAGGCAAAAGAATTCATACTTGACTATAGCGACAAGGTTGTCTCTCTTCTGCTCCGCAGTCTGAAACTTCCTCTTCTTTGAAACAAATTCCTGTCGACGATGGCCCCAACAAAAAATTATATCCTCATCATGGATGTCAAAAAAAAGTTCCCAATTGAATTTCAGGCCAGaagaaccaccaaaacaaattAAACCTTTAAATTCGAAGTATAGAACAGCATTAATTGAATTAAATTTCCTAACAAAGTAGACAGCAATCCTCAGACATTTATAATTGAAACCGtataaaatcaatcaaaatttttAGAATAAACGAACCTTTTGCAGTTGCAAGTATTCTCTCAAGAGGGCTTGATGCTTGAGCCTTGCCCGATTAGCCTCCTCATCCACACCATTACATTCTTGCAAATTCACGGAAGCCCTTTTCATCTTCAAGTATAACAACCAAAACCCACCAGCCAAATCAAACAAATATCTCAAAAACACCACCAGCCCAGAtaaaaaaaatcagatcttTATACAAAACAGAGAAAAGGGTTGGCAATAATGTTGAAAAAAATAAGAGGGCTGTTGAGTGGTCGTCAATATGAGAAGCCTAAAAGGAACCCCAAAAGGGAAGAGGGGTATTTGAGAGAAGTTGGAGGGGCATGTGTGGCTGGAGAAGATTAGAAGATGTTTCCTCTTCTCAATGGGATATGTTGCCATAGTTGTGGACTCGTAGAAATATAAgtaatttttattctttttcttttttgttttggattttgtcaTGTGTGCAAAATGTGTAGTTTTTTTCTGCAACATAATTTCTAGGCCAGCTGGGCCATTGGAGATAGGGAGAGATAATTTGTTTGCGCTTGTTTCCTTGGAGAGTTGGGAGATCAGATAGATAGGGGGTATCAGGGGTGAGAGAAAGTGGTCTTAGATACGGTGCAGAAAAGGCAGGTGATAACCGGCCATTGTTCGTTTATGGCTATGGCCTCATGGGTGGGATTGCAGTTTTCTTGAGTCGTAAAAGCAATGACATGATTGATGGAGGGGGTCTAAGGTGTCTAACACAAATCAACTGGAGAACAAGAGGGGTAAAATAGTAAATGCATTGCACTAAGCAAACatctaaccttttttttttttttttttttttacaaagatTTGAGATTAGTGGTAAAAATAAGAACAAATTTACCAAACACTCTATCAAAGGATTCCACttggatgaattttttttttttggctgcatTAATCTTTACTACAACGtcaaattgcaaaaaatttttaCACCTATAACATTAGATACATGCCACATGTACGTTAAAAACATCTGCATGTTAAACTAAGATTATGCGTTATATATTCAAACTTATTGGTAAACACAAACTAAATAAGATGAGttagaatttttctcaaaaaatatcCATAGAAAACATGAATATTTACGAGTGTCAATGGGTAGAAAAGGTGAAAATCATATATTAACCACTGAAATGGTTCAAGCAATAAGACATCATCAAAGTGCCAGCCCATTCAAGACATGGAAGCAGTTAGAGATTTAGAAAAACCTTTTCAATGAAAAccagaaacagaaaaaaaatttccctttgTTGTTGTACTCTGATGTGTTTGTGGTAATTACATGTCTATATAAGACAGATAGCAGCTTATATCTTATTATGGAAAATTCTATACATTACTTTAACATTGAACTTTGGTACTCTGATAAAAAATGGTTTTCAGACCAggcgggtttgtttggatagaggtttatttgtcaaaatttatttgcttacatcatcattataatttctaacacacatttttatctttccaattacatttttatctcacatacatcacatcataaaaagtgttacagtaaaaatatctcaaataatttacaatccaaacagattagaaaattattgaagaaaaattgaaagcaCTTGACCTACTAGGGTATAGTGGTAAAATAAGATATTAGACTCTAAACCGGGCAATAATTGCAGAGCCAATCATAGCTCATAGTTTCTCCTctaattttgacttttggtccCCATTAAGGGTGGGATCAAATGAATAATTAACTACTGGACCCCTAGATAAGAGGTAGGGATAGTAAATTAAAAATTGTAAAGCAACCCCTGATTGACCCGTGAATTACTGATTATGAAATGATTCCTTGTTAAAATGCCAAATTGCAAACAATTAGGTCAGTTAGGTAGAGCATActaacatgaaaaaaaaaatttataaaggGTAAGATTGTTAAGATCTTGCTAATTATTAAAAATTGTAAAGCAACCCTTGATTTGATTGACCTGTGAATTACTAATTATGAAATTATTCCTTATTTAAAATGCTAAATCATAAACAATTAGAACAGTAAGGTAGAGCAtaataacattaaaaaaaaaaagattattaaGGGTAAGATTGTCATGTTAACTTTTGTAATCAACAAGAAGTCAACAACAATGTTTGTAGTTAAATGTAAATACCCTGGCAAGCTGCAAATTTAATACCTAAGAAAAAATGATAGGgaagataaaatatttttttttgtctcagATATTAATAATGTTGAGGGATCATATCATAGGTTACAACTAACTTGAAATTTATTAGTTCAATAAGCTTTGACAGAAGACAAGACTATACAGTTCAATgggcttcttttgttttttttttttcctaattttctctCCCCAACCTATCTTAGCTTCTTAATATCTAATTTAACTATAATATGACCCCTTAATCTGCAGACATTTTCATAAGAAATTAAGAACTTTTTTTTCCATTGATGAGGCAGGTTGAAAAAATTTAACATGGTACAGTCATCCCATTCAATATTCATTGATTTTCGTTTGAAATTAATCTAAATTTCTTTCGGGCTAATACGATTTTTTAactggtatttatatgtttcacatgaaattaaaaaaaaaatgttacggTAAATGGTACAATAATTTactttttccaaataatttttcaGGTAAAGGGAGAAATTTCTTAACCCCAACacccaagagagagagagagatttcaAAAGCATGTTTTGTCGCATGGTTTTGGACCAAAGAAATTTGTTGCTTCTAGTTTCATGGCTTTTAACATTTTACAGAAGGAAAATTTTATTCTAAACTGACCGACAAATGGCTAGTACGATAAACACAAATTAAAAGATGGCCCTCCTAATTTTTAAGAGTTTtcgtatttatatatatttctgTATTTGTATATATCGTTCAGACACATCGTATTCAAGACAAAGTTTCAATCCAAGatcaagaaaataatgaagcaaaTATGATTTGAGTTTGCCCCCCTCGGTTTACTCGGGTGGTCTGTGTAGCCTCTTTAGGTGAGACAGGTCTGGGGTTCGACCCTGAGCTTGAGCAACCGAGGTTTAACGTGCTGGAACCTCTTGGGGCAGGGCTCTTCCAGCCTGGGGGATTAGTCTGGTCCGAAGGACTGGGATACCCCCAGTcgacaaaaaatatatatatatatatgatttgagTTTCAATCCAAGATCAAGAAAATAGTGAAGCAAATATGATTGCGACCCATAGCCCTTGACCGCATAACCTGCTAAAACCATACAGGGAAACTTGATCAGACTTTGATTGGAAGACTGAAAAATCTGCAGAACACAACTGTCTTAAAACTTTTGTTCTGGATTTGACGATTAAGATACACTTGCAATGTCCGGGACACCTCATCCATGATTCTGTCTACAATCTCTACAATGAGGGAAATAATCAAAAAAGTAGTTTAACTTATACAGTTAGCCTACAATTTGGAATTGAATTCTTCTCCTTTTCAGAGTTCCACTTGCTGTCAATGCTGAAACAATTGATCTACTTCAGTAAATGGGGGGAGCCAATTGGGAACCCCAAACAAAGCAGACCTAACTGTACCCTAGGAAGAATTACATGGGCATGCTAATCCTCACCTACCCCT
It includes:
- the LOC140005254 gene encoding uncharacterized protein, with amino-acid sequence MKRASVNLQECNGVDEEANRARLKHQALLREYLQLQKEFVSKKRKFQTAEQKRDNLVAIVKFLRRKRRYLLNCQHTPAELGSDLVDLQNVDTERAMLEEERKHATSETAVRYEEALGGRGLGEQVVREASRTEKMPRKYFIDAKGLGKKKISWRDQLTVKA